Proteins encoded within one genomic window of Phototrophicus methaneseepsis:
- a CDS encoding DUF2785 domain-containing protein encodes MVSDNSLQPHKEVDMDAAFLQQIIDNQYQLPEGHNLIDLTVDLMTFLGSTDAEMRDNYAYNILSRWITLYDYHTPNELRAMIDWLLPRLRTEIGSYGQDSVFERSYAALILSLIAYRDTRSSFLSSDEISDLLRIAGDYLLAEVDNRAYVPEQGWANAYAHAADFLRFLLYSPLVKPDEQIYAINTVAQKIMTPSEAVFLHDEDDRLARVVVAVLRRSELLATDLDRWLGLFSDWKRDNVPQEEYDPVYHRTYQNIKLFLRALLIQVEFMEYLPVVRDDFQPLLLATVRSYSI; translated from the coding sequence ATGGTTTCTGATAATTCGCTACAACCCCATAAGGAAGTTGACATGGATGCCGCATTTTTGCAGCAGATTATTGATAATCAATATCAGCTCCCGGAAGGACATAACTTAATTGACCTGACTGTTGATTTGATGACCTTCCTGGGATCAACTGACGCAGAGATGCGCGATAATTATGCATACAATATTCTTTCGCGCTGGATCACCTTATATGACTATCATACGCCTAATGAACTACGCGCGATGATTGATTGGCTATTGCCACGTTTACGAACGGAAATCGGGTCTTATGGCCAGGATAGCGTCTTTGAACGGTCTTATGCCGCCCTGATTTTGTCGCTGATTGCATATCGTGATACACGCTCATCGTTTTTATCATCAGATGAAATCAGCGATTTACTCCGTATCGCAGGCGACTATCTGCTCGCTGAAGTCGATAACCGGGCTTATGTGCCTGAGCAGGGTTGGGCGAATGCCTACGCCCATGCAGCCGATTTTCTACGCTTTTTATTATACAGTCCGCTTGTCAAACCAGATGAACAAATCTATGCCATCAACACCGTCGCACAGAAGATTATGACACCGTCTGAAGCGGTCTTCTTGCACGATGAAGATGATCGTCTGGCTCGTGTGGTCGTCGCTGTGCTGCGCCGTTCTGAATTGCTGGCAACAGATTTAGATCGCTGGTTGGGCTTATTCAGCGATTGGAAGCGGGATAACGTCCCACAAGAGGAGTATGACCCCGTTTACCATCGCACCTATCAGAATATCAAGCTGTTTTTACGTGCTTTATTGATCCAGGTTGAATTTATGGAATATCTGCCTGTTGTCCGGGATGACTTCCAACCCCTGCTATTGGCGACAGTACGCTCCTACAGCATCTAA
- a CDS encoding ABC transporter ATP-binding protein, giving the protein MNDLIHVDNLSLSYDSSTTIVHEMNVRIEEGSITALVGPNGCGKSTLLRGLSRLLKPAGGTVYLDGHDIHAMKAKELAKKLGILPQSPTAPEGLTVHELVAQGRYPHQSWFQQWSKEDERIVDQALTKTNLTMFADRPVDTLSGGQRQRAWIAMALAQQTDVLLLDEPTTYLDLAYQMDVLDLLDDLNAEGRTVVMVLHDLNQAARYADTVVALRGGQIITQGEPERVMTPENIWQIFGLKAEVVTDPITGTPMCVPIGRSRRHKQAAAKASQNNNQSNNQSGSQNGQVRSKALV; this is encoded by the coding sequence TTGAATGATCTAATCCATGTCGACAATCTCTCTCTCTCTTACGATAGCAGCACCACTATCGTGCACGAAATGAACGTTCGCATTGAGGAGGGCTCCATCACGGCGCTGGTTGGGCCGAATGGCTGTGGCAAGAGCACACTGCTGCGTGGCCTGTCGCGTTTGCTCAAGCCAGCTGGCGGTACCGTTTACCTCGATGGTCATGATATCCATGCTATGAAGGCTAAAGAACTCGCCAAGAAACTGGGTATCTTGCCGCAATCGCCGACAGCACCTGAGGGCCTGACCGTACATGAACTGGTTGCCCAGGGACGTTATCCGCATCAGAGCTGGTTCCAGCAATGGAGCAAAGAGGATGAACGTATCGTGGATCAGGCACTGACGAAGACGAACCTGACGATGTTTGCAGATCGCCCTGTGGATACGCTCAGTGGCGGGCAGCGTCAGCGTGCCTGGATTGCGATGGCATTGGCACAACAGACGGATGTGCTGCTGTTGGACGAACCCACGACGTATCTTGATCTGGCTTATCAGATGGATGTGCTCGACCTGTTAGACGACCTCAATGCAGAGGGCCGCACTGTCGTCATGGTGCTGCATGACCTGAACCAGGCTGCGCGCTATGCGGATACTGTGGTGGCGCTGCGAGGTGGGCAGATCATCACCCAGGGCGAGCCTGAGCGCGTGATGACCCCTGAGAATATCTGGCAAATTTTTGGCTTGAAGGCGGAAGTCGTGACGGACCCCATCACGGGGACGCCCATGTGCGTGCCTATTGGGCGAAGCCGGCGGCATAAGCAAGCTGCTGCCAAAGCGAGCCAGAACAATAACCAGAGCAACAATCAGAGTGGTAGCCAGAATGGGCAGGTCCGCTCTAAGGCGCTGGTTTAA
- a CDS encoding sucrase ferredoxin, whose translation MKPVNATSKAYCNCLAQERGLDPIGYADDFEDVILLEVPLPWKPNLYNEAGVLPQECIDLLQKWLKDYHEGKGYNHRPLLIAPDKEYSVEGHRRVMFYTRKKGQIAIFDKVEYLVPVEKLGPLCWALYEDHDALTAFDTYRVPEHDATRDILVCTHGTIDAACAKFGYPLYNEMRKNYSSDHLRVWRVTHFGGHVFAPTLMDMPTAHYWAYVGEEEAEKIIHRRGDVADMRGHYRGWAGLGDSFAQTAECALWQQYGWDWFDFLKSHEVLARDEAENPTWVELRISYTSPDGREQGSADIRVEVSNVIETEHTTGKPNTYPYPQYKAVSLKEHVHSR comes from the coding sequence ATGAAACCTGTAAACGCAACGAGCAAGGCTTATTGTAATTGCCTTGCCCAGGAGCGCGGGTTGGACCCAATTGGCTATGCGGATGATTTTGAAGATGTGATTCTTCTTGAAGTTCCGCTGCCCTGGAAGCCCAATCTCTATAATGAGGCCGGTGTGCTCCCTCAGGAGTGCATCGACCTCTTACAAAAATGGCTGAAGGATTATCACGAGGGCAAAGGCTATAACCATCGCCCGCTGTTGATCGCACCGGATAAAGAATACAGTGTAGAAGGCCACCGCCGCGTGATGTTCTACACGCGCAAAAAAGGCCAGATCGCGATTTTCGATAAGGTGGAATATCTCGTACCCGTTGAGAAACTGGGACCGCTTTGCTGGGCACTTTATGAAGATCACGACGCTTTAACAGCCTTCGATACATATCGTGTGCCGGAGCATGACGCCACACGCGATATTCTCGTGTGTACACATGGTACGATTGATGCCGCTTGCGCCAAGTTTGGCTATCCGCTCTATAACGAGATGCGCAAGAATTATTCTTCGGATCATTTGCGCGTCTGGCGGGTGACGCACTTTGGCGGGCATGTCTTCGCCCCGACGTTGATGGATATGCCTACGGCCCATTATTGGGCTTATGTCGGCGAAGAAGAAGCCGAAAAGATCATTCACCGTCGTGGTGATGTCGCGGATATGCGCGGTCATTATCGGGGTTGGGCTGGCCTTGGGGATAGCTTCGCCCAGACGGCAGAATGCGCACTTTGGCAGCAGTATGGCTGGGACTGGTTCGACTTCCTGAAGTCGCACGAGGTGCTGGCTCGTGACGAGGCTGAAAATCCAACCTGGGTCGAACTGCGTATCTCATATACATCACCCGATGGCCGTGAGCAGGGCAGTGCCGATATCCGCGTGGAGGTGAGTAACGTCATTGAGACGGAGCATACGACGGGTAAGCCCAACACCTACCCGTATCCACAATACAAAGCCGTAAGCCTGAAAGAGCATGTCCATTCTCGCTAA
- the queG gene encoding tRNA epoxyqueuosine(34) reductase QueG translates to MSLLSAQNIKEKAFALGFTLVGITRAVPSPTLAAYERWIHAGMHGNMGYMARPDRIARRRDLAVIVPEAQTLIMVGLDYGQDIVPQSILHDPTRGRIAAYAWGLDYHDVMQPQLEQFSQWLQKEAADRTDQRVYVDTGAILERSHAQQAGMGFIGKNTMLINPRRGSTFFLGEIITTLEVDQYDTPHKPTMCGTCTRCLNACPTNAFPKPHVLDARRCISYHTIENKGWIDRELRPDFGNWVYGCDVCQDVCPFQRFSQRVSQPVPENFDTIAPPLGDLLQLDEATFKARYGHSPIARIKRQRLVRNACIAAGNSGNKDYIPLLRALLQDEAPLVRGHAAWGFHQLAPESAQNELYDHLQHETDDDVRAEITALLRGIGLE, encoded by the coding sequence ATGAGCCTCTTATCTGCACAGAACATCAAAGAAAAAGCGTTTGCGCTCGGCTTTACGCTGGTCGGCATAACGCGGGCTGTGCCCTCGCCAACACTGGCAGCTTATGAACGCTGGATCCATGCAGGTATGCACGGCAACATGGGCTATATGGCACGGCCAGACCGCATCGCACGGCGGCGCGATTTAGCGGTCATCGTACCAGAAGCCCAAACCCTTATCATGGTCGGGTTGGATTACGGACAGGATATCGTCCCACAAAGCATCCTCCATGACCCCACACGAGGGCGCATTGCGGCCTATGCCTGGGGCCTGGACTATCACGATGTGATGCAGCCGCAGTTAGAACAATTCTCGCAGTGGTTACAAAAAGAGGCAGCAGATCGTACCGACCAGCGAGTTTACGTTGATACCGGGGCGATCCTGGAACGCAGCCACGCCCAGCAGGCCGGCATGGGTTTCATTGGTAAGAATACGATGCTGATTAACCCACGACGTGGCAGCACATTCTTCCTTGGGGAGATCATCACCACCCTGGAGGTAGACCAGTACGATACGCCTCACAAACCGACAATGTGCGGCACCTGTACACGCTGCCTGAATGCCTGCCCGACAAATGCCTTCCCAAAGCCACATGTGCTGGATGCACGCCGCTGCATCAGCTATCACACCATTGAAAATAAAGGCTGGATTGATCGGGAATTGCGGCCTGACTTCGGCAATTGGGTGTATGGCTGCGACGTCTGCCAGGATGTTTGCCCATTCCAGCGCTTTAGCCAGCGAGTCAGCCAACCTGTACCGGAGAACTTCGATACGATTGCGCCACCTCTTGGAGATTTGCTACAGCTCGACGAAGCTACTTTTAAAGCACGCTACGGACACTCGCCCATTGCACGCATCAAACGGCAGCGGTTGGTCCGTAACGCCTGTATCGCTGCTGGCAATAGTGGCAACAAGGACTATATCCCTCTGCTGCGTGCCCTGCTCCAGGATGAAGCCCCCCTTGTGCGCGGTCACGCTGCCTGGGGATTCCATCAACTCGCGCCGGAAAGCGCGCAAAATGAGCTATACGATCATCTACAGCACGAGACGGACGATGATGTGCGCGCTGAAATCACTGCCTTACTCCGTGGGATTGGCCTCGAATAA
- a CDS encoding ABC transporter substrate-binding protein, with the protein MIRKFVSVLMLTVISLSLAMVPVAAQDTPECEEGFHLFDHEYLKTDPLCIPDDPQRIVVVDMAALDFVLYTDREVVGATQWILDEMAASLPPLYDTFASIADLGYPVDTEKVLEVEPDIVLAYDGGDGVLAYDEVSQIAPVVVTSLSVQDWERTTQFWAEVLGEEERFQQMQDTYYGRIAQLQEALPFDPAEVEVSLTTAMTYGITLWMDNSPQSKILEDVGFARPEAQTVDDPEADYWLNISEETLDMANGDIAYLFAYSTTDLDIAAEESQAIQDFQANPLWQSLSVVQEGNVYVMEGYWYRAATYLLANRIIDDLFATLTDVEPEVTYEDLLPGAADEASDTEETAAATCEEGMRAVEDATGVSVCVPEEPQRILALMESDLDALVALGIEPIGTTNGRGQPTPPRYLQDELEGVEIVGEFYNPNLEQVLALDPDLILFGGYTNEDVLAQLNEIAPTINTFSLGETWQSHFTRVGEILNMQEETADFIASYDERVAALQESLGDAIGSVANIVRWNPDGPAIMLPDAFSSRVLLDVGFVRPEGLEGEGVGHTPTISLEQLGEIDGDWLFIGTLAEAGDAADLLAETMESPLFQALNAVQADHVVYIDGSLWTSIGGPVAAMTVLDDVEAAVIGAE; encoded by the coding sequence ATGATTCGTAAGTTTGTCTCCGTGCTGATGCTGACTGTCATTAGCTTGTCGCTGGCAATGGTGCCCGTAGCCGCCCAGGATACACCTGAGTGCGAAGAGGGCTTTCACTTGTTTGACCATGAATATCTCAAAACAGATCCGCTCTGCATTCCAGATGATCCGCAGCGTATTGTCGTGGTCGATATGGCTGCGCTAGATTTTGTGCTGTATACAGACCGTGAGGTCGTCGGTGCGACGCAGTGGATTCTGGACGAAATGGCGGCTTCTTTGCCCCCACTTTATGATACCTTCGCCAGCATCGCGGACCTGGGGTATCCAGTTGATACGGAAAAAGTGCTGGAAGTCGAGCCGGACATTGTGCTGGCCTATGATGGCGGTGATGGCGTCCTGGCTTATGATGAAGTGAGCCAGATTGCGCCTGTGGTTGTGACATCGCTGTCTGTTCAGGATTGGGAACGGACCACACAGTTCTGGGCTGAGGTCCTGGGTGAAGAAGAACGCTTCCAGCAGATGCAGGATACCTACTATGGGCGTATTGCCCAATTGCAGGAAGCTCTGCCGTTTGATCCGGCGGAAGTGGAAGTCTCGCTGACGACGGCCATGACCTATGGCATCACACTGTGGATGGATAACTCGCCACAGAGCAAAATCCTGGAAGATGTGGGCTTTGCCCGTCCAGAAGCTCAGACTGTCGATGACCCGGAAGCAGACTATTGGCTGAATATCTCTGAAGAGACGTTGGATATGGCTAATGGGGATATTGCCTATCTCTTTGCCTATTCCACCACAGACCTGGACATCGCTGCAGAAGAATCCCAGGCGATCCAGGACTTCCAGGCGAATCCGCTCTGGCAAAGCCTGAGTGTGGTCCAGGAAGGTAATGTCTATGTGATGGAGGGCTACTGGTATCGCGCGGCGACTTATTTGCTCGCTAATCGCATTATCGACGATCTTTTCGCCACGCTGACAGATGTCGAGCCAGAAGTGACCTATGAGGATCTGCTCCCCGGCGCGGCTGATGAGGCAAGCGATACGGAAGAGACTGCTGCTGCGACCTGTGAAGAGGGTATGCGCGCTGTAGAAGATGCCACTGGAGTGAGCGTCTGCGTGCCGGAAGAACCGCAGCGCATCCTGGCATTGATGGAATCGGACCTGGATGCATTGGTTGCGCTGGGTATTGAGCCCATTGGCACGACCAATGGCCGCGGCCAGCCAACGCCTCCGCGCTATTTACAGGATGAGCTCGAAGGCGTCGAGATCGTTGGCGAATTCTATAATCCCAATTTAGAGCAGGTATTGGCGCTTGATCCAGACTTGATCTTGTTTGGTGGCTACACCAACGAAGATGTACTCGCACAGCTTAACGAAATTGCCCCCACGATTAATACCTTCTCCCTGGGGGAGACGTGGCAATCACACTTCACGCGCGTTGGCGAAATTTTGAATATGCAAGAAGAAACTGCCGATTTCATCGCCTCATATGATGAACGTGTTGCCGCGTTGCAGGAGAGCCTTGGTGATGCCATTGGTTCTGTGGCGAATATCGTCCGCTGGAACCCGGATGGCCCGGCTATCATGCTGCCGGATGCTTTCTCCAGCCGTGTGCTGCTGGATGTCGGCTTCGTGCGCCCAGAAGGGCTTGAAGGTGAGGGCGTCGGCCATACCCCGACGATCAGCCTGGAGCAGCTTGGTGAAATTGATGGCGACTGGTTGTTCATTGGGACGCTGGCAGAAGCAGGCGATGCTGCTGATCTGCTAGCGGAGACGATGGAAAGCCCCTTATTCCAGGCATTGAACGCGGTCCAGGCGGACCATGTGGTTTATATTGATGGCTCGCTGTGGACGAGCATCGGCGGCCCTGTGGCGGCTATGACAGTTCTGGATGATGTTGAAGCAGCAGTTATTGGAGCAGAGTAA
- a CDS encoding FecCD family ABC transporter permease, with product MAVKAKKANANTTRLIGSRSLLLPGLIVVAVLLVLCLLWSITLGAADIDANTVFEALFHYDNTEFNHLIIQTVRLPRVLAGAMVGAALAVAGAIMQGLTRNPLADSGILGINAGAAFAVVLSVWLLGNPSLSVYAIAALGGAAVAAVIVYGLGSIGRGGATPLRLTLAGVILTAFVSALTTTILIQDQETLDQIRFWTAGALAGRDMPLVLQTAPILLVGMIGSLMISRQITTISLGEDVAKGLGQNTLYVKIIAALMVVLLAGGAVSLAGPIGFVGLIVPHMARFVAGVDYRWIIPYSALMGAVLVTVADVAARIVLRPQELPVGIMMAIIGAPFFIYLARWKVRR from the coding sequence ATGGCAGTAAAGGCAAAGAAAGCAAACGCGAATACAACACGGCTGATTGGCAGTCGCAGTTTGTTGCTGCCGGGGTTGATTGTGGTGGCGGTGTTGTTGGTACTCTGTCTATTATGGAGCATCACACTGGGTGCTGCGGATATTGACGCCAATACTGTGTTCGAAGCGTTGTTTCATTACGACAATACAGAGTTCAACCACTTGATTATCCAGACCGTGCGATTGCCACGTGTGCTGGCTGGTGCGATGGTTGGGGCAGCGCTGGCTGTTGCTGGCGCCATCATGCAGGGCCTGACGCGTAACCCATTAGCTGATAGCGGTATTCTGGGCATTAATGCCGGGGCTGCGTTTGCGGTGGTGTTATCCGTCTGGTTGTTAGGGAACCCGTCCCTCTCCGTTTATGCGATTGCGGCTCTCGGAGGTGCGGCTGTCGCTGCGGTGATTGTCTATGGTTTAGGGTCGATTGGCCGAGGTGGTGCGACACCGCTGCGTCTGACCCTGGCAGGCGTCATCCTGACAGCATTTGTTTCCGCATTGACGACGACTATCTTGATTCAAGATCAGGAAACACTCGATCAGATTCGCTTTTGGACGGCGGGCGCGCTCGCGGGGCGTGATATGCCCTTGGTGCTGCAAACCGCGCCGATTTTGCTTGTGGGCATGATCGGGTCTTTAATGATCAGCCGCCAGATTACAACCATCAGCCTGGGTGAAGATGTCGCCAAGGGCCTGGGGCAGAATACACTCTATGTAAAGATCATTGCTGCGCTAATGGTTGTGCTGCTGGCTGGTGGTGCTGTCTCTTTGGCGGGGCCGATTGGCTTCGTTGGCTTGATTGTGCCGCATATGGCGCGCTTCGTCGCAGGCGTGGATTATCGTTGGATTATCCCTTATTCCGCGTTGATGGGCGCTGTGCTGGTGACAGTTGCAGATGTGGCCGCGCGCATCGTTTTGCGCCCACAGGAGTTGCCTGTTGGCATCATGATGGCGATTATTGGCGCGCCCTTCTTCATTTACTTAGCGCGGTGGAAGGTGCGGCGCTGA
- a CDS encoding FecCD family ABC transporter permease, with the protein MASEQVTKKVNQKAAAEQHLRPHWIAVRSKYLPVSLKLDRRVPLMALAILAFTLVVLVLSISYGEYDISPVDVVRTLLGTLPQDHPEFRNYNLVVHTFRLPRILTAFLVGAALATSGAIMQGITRNPLAEPGILGVSAGAGLAAVSVIVWFKDVPISWLPWAAFGGALLTAIAIYTLSWKDGGSAPVRLILIGVAFAAVLGSLTSFMLVFGDINDVQQAYVWLTGSVYGRNWEHVRTMSLWLLILLPIAIFSARQLNILNLGDEIARGLGMRVEAQRVLLLVISVALAAAAVAVAGTIGFVGLVAPHITRRLVGPSHDGMIPVTALFGGALLVLADLIGRWIISPSELPIGIVTALIGAPYFMYLLYRYRN; encoded by the coding sequence ATGGCCTCTGAACAAGTGACTAAAAAAGTGAATCAAAAGGCTGCTGCTGAGCAGCATCTGCGCCCACATTGGATCGCCGTGCGGTCCAAATACCTGCCAGTATCCCTCAAGCTGGATCGTCGCGTACCGTTGATGGCTCTGGCGATTTTGGCTTTTACGCTGGTTGTGCTGGTCTTGAGCATCAGCTATGGCGAATATGATATTAGCCCCGTTGATGTGGTCCGCACATTGTTGGGCACCCTCCCACAAGATCACCCGGAATTCCGCAATTACAATCTCGTGGTGCATACCTTCCGCCTGCCGCGCATCCTGACGGCATTCCTGGTTGGGGCAGCGCTGGCGACATCTGGCGCGATTATGCAGGGTATTACGCGCAACCCTCTGGCGGAACCCGGTATCCTGGGCGTGAGCGCTGGCGCCGGGTTGGCGGCAGTTTCCGTCATCGTCTGGTTCAAGGATGTGCCGATTAGCTGGCTACCCTGGGCGGCCTTTGGTGGGGCGCTCCTGACAGCTATCGCGATTTATACGCTCTCCTGGAAAGATGGCGGTAGCGCACCCGTCCGGCTGATCTTGATCGGTGTGGCTTTCGCGGCGGTCTTGGGCTCGCTGACGTCTTTCATGCTCGTCTTTGGGGATATTAACGATGTGCAGCAAGCTTACGTCTGGTTGACGGGCAGCGTCTATGGCCGTAACTGGGAGCACGTCCGCACGATGAGTTTATGGCTGCTGATCTTGCTGCCCATTGCTATCTTCTCTGCGCGCCAGCTCAACATCCTCAATCTGGGCGATGAAATTGCTCGTGGCCTGGGAATGCGCGTCGAAGCTCAGCGCGTCCTGCTGTTGGTTATCAGCGTGGCACTGGCTGCTGCTGCGGTTGCGGTCGCGGGGACAATTGGCTTCGTCGGGTTGGTTGCACCGCATATCACACGGCGATTGGTTGGCCCATCTCATGATGGCATGATCCCAGTAACGGCGTTGTTTGGTGGGGCGCTGCTGGTTCTGGCAGATCTCATCGGTCGTTGGATCATTTCACCATCGGAATTGCCGATTGGCATTGTTACGGCGCTAATTGGTGCCCCATATTTCATGTATCTGTTGTATCGCTATAGAAATTAG
- a CDS encoding DUF2218 domain-containing protein, whose translation MYSAVSRVKTEKASRYLKALCNHFDRKVQATYDDNHGDVQFGFGTCQMDAAGDVLTLNIQADDAEQLERVKQVVGGHLVRFAPNESLEVDWVEQA comes from the coding sequence ATGTATAGTGCAGTTTCCCGCGTTAAGACAGAGAAGGCATCACGCTATTTGAAGGCCCTGTGTAACCACTTTGATCGTAAAGTGCAGGCCACTTATGACGATAACCATGGTGATGTGCAATTTGGTTTTGGCACCTGCCAGATGGATGCTGCCGGCGATGTACTCACGCTCAACATTCAGGCGGATGATGCCGAACAACTAGAGCGTGTGAAGCAGGTTGTCGGTGGGCACCTGGTCCGTTTTGCGCCGAACGAATCGCTGGAAGTGGATTGGGTTGAACAGGCATGA
- a CDS encoding pentapeptide repeat-containing protein, translating into MVDFVQAVAEGKRSFKRLTMEEADLRELDLAELTLKGCTFTKCDFHRAQLFRWHCEDCSFIECRFNDADMSESTFLRCTFYALDRPSSFVASDLRHSKWQECDVRLCSFEKAQLFKGEWQQVNATGANFFKADFRRAFTMQQCIMRLADLRDANLRKCDLSKTDFEQADLRESQLQEANLTTCNFAGANLVHTQVQGADLRGANIASFNVQQMDMQGVKIYETQGKSLLQAIGIELFEANPTE; encoded by the coding sequence ATGGTTGATTTTGTCCAGGCAGTTGCTGAGGGTAAGCGGTCATTTAAGCGGCTGACTATGGAAGAAGCGGATTTGCGAGAGCTGGACCTGGCCGAGTTAACCCTCAAGGGCTGCACATTTACCAAGTGCGATTTTCATCGGGCGCAGTTGTTCCGCTGGCACTGCGAAGATTGCTCTTTCATTGAGTGCCGCTTTAACGATGCAGATATGAGTGAATCGACATTTTTACGCTGTACATTTTATGCGTTGGATCGTCCTTCCAGCTTTGTCGCTAGCGACCTGCGCCATAGTAAGTGGCAAGAATGTGACGTCCGCCTTTGCAGCTTTGAGAAAGCCCAATTATTTAAAGGTGAATGGCAGCAGGTTAACGCGACGGGGGCGAACTTCTTCAAAGCAGATTTCCGGCGAGCATTTACGATGCAGCAGTGTATCATGCGCCTGGCTGATCTACGCGATGCCAACTTAAGAAAATGTGATCTTTCAAAAACGGATTTTGAGCAGGCCGATCTACGAGAATCTCAATTGCAAGAGGCCAACCTGACGACCTGTAACTTTGCCGGGGCGAACCTCGTGCATACACAGGTTCAGGGTGCGGACCTGCGCGGCGCTAATATTGCCAGTTTTAACGTGCAGCAGATGGATATGCAGGGTGTGAAAATTTATGAAACCCAGGGTAAGTCGCTCTTACAAGCCATCGGCATAGAATTATTCGAGGCCAATCCCACGGAGTAA
- a CDS encoding aldo/keto reductase: protein MTLTLNSTTTLNNGVEMPIFGLGVYQTEVGSETENAVRWALQAGYRAVDTAALYRNEAEVGKVVQSGIMSREDIFVTSKVWVNDLSYEGTKAAFDASMERLGLDYLDLYLIHWPVNDWQGAWRALEEIYDSDRVRAIGVSNFLPHHLEELLSFAKVAPAVDQIEFHPFLQTPDLQVFAEKNDIKLTAWAPIMKGRVTKVPELIEIGEKYGKSPVHVTLRWMLQIGVITIPKSANKDRIETNADIFDFELTDEDIAVIETLDKGEEGRIGPNPDRFGE from the coding sequence ATGACATTAACACTGAACAGTACAACGACCTTAAATAATGGTGTGGAGATGCCGATTTTTGGCCTTGGCGTTTACCAGACAGAGGTCGGTTCAGAAACAGAAAATGCAGTACGGTGGGCATTACAGGCTGGCTATCGCGCAGTCGATACGGCAGCTCTGTATCGTAACGAGGCTGAAGTCGGCAAAGTCGTGCAGTCCGGCATCATGTCACGAGAAGATATCTTCGTGACGAGCAAAGTTTGGGTCAATGACTTGAGCTATGAAGGCACGAAGGCTGCTTTTGATGCCAGTATGGAGCGGCTCGGCCTGGATTACCTGGACCTTTATCTGATCCATTGGCCCGTCAATGATTGGCAGGGAGCATGGCGCGCGCTGGAAGAAATTTATGATTCTGACCGTGTACGTGCCATTGGCGTCAGCAACTTCTTACCTCATCATTTGGAAGAACTGCTTAGCTTTGCCAAGGTCGCCCCTGCGGTCGATCAAATTGAGTTCCATCCCTTCTTGCAGACGCCCGACTTGCAAGTCTTCGCTGAAAAGAATGACATCAAACTGACGGCCTGGGCACCGATCATGAAAGGCCGCGTGACCAAGGTTCCGGAACTCATCGAAATTGGTGAAAAATACGGTAAGTCGCCGGTGCATGTCACCCTGCGCTGGATGCTCCAGATTGGCGTGATTACAATTCCGAAGTCCGCTAACAAAGATCGCATCGAAACCAATGCCGATATCTTCGATTTTGAGCTAACGGATGAAGATATCGCAGTCATTGAAACTCTGGATAAAGGCGAAGAAGGCCGTATCGGCCCCAACCCGGATCGCTTTGGCGAATAA
- a CDS encoding heavy-metal-associated domain-containing protein translates to MEKKTFQVPNIGCNGCVNSIKGELNELDGVKSVEGVVDTKMVTVEYDSPASWDQIVEKLTAIEYPPATA, encoded by the coding sequence ATGGAAAAGAAAACATTCCAGGTGCCTAATATCGGTTGCAATGGCTGCGTCAACTCCATCAAAGGCGAGTTGAACGAACTTGATGGCGTAAAGTCTGTCGAAGGTGTCGTCGATACCAAGATGGTTACTGTCGAATACGATTCCCCGGCAAGCTGGGACCAGATCGTTGAGAAGTTGACCGCTATCGAATATCCCCCTGCGACCGCATAA